A portion of the Sphingorhabdus pulchriflava genome contains these proteins:
- a CDS encoding FMN-binding negative transcriptional regulator, protein MHPNSIFRLKGSDADQRATMEALVQEIGFGMVFAQTPDGPRVAQSALFSTGDGAVQFHLSNGNALTKYLHGTDALVVVNGPDAYISPDWYQGANQVPTWNYISLELEGSVRKMDDDGLVALLDDLSTVNEARLAPKQPWTRDKMDGALFDKMTRAITGFEMEIRAWRPTFKLSQNKPDADRLRAADELEKQGKKALAHLMREWVQ, encoded by the coding sequence ATGCATCCCAATTCGATTTTCCGTCTGAAAGGTAGCGATGCCGATCAGCGTGCGACGATGGAAGCGCTGGTTCAGGAAATCGGCTTCGGAATGGTTTTTGCGCAAACCCCCGACGGCCCGCGCGTTGCGCAGTCTGCTCTATTTTCAACCGGCGACGGTGCAGTGCAGTTTCATCTTTCCAATGGCAATGCGCTGACCAAATATCTGCACGGCACCGACGCGCTGGTCGTGGTCAACGGCCCCGACGCCTACATCAGTCCTGACTGGTATCAAGGTGCCAATCAGGTGCCGACATGGAACTATATCAGCCTTGAGCTGGAAGGGTCGGTCCGCAAGATGGACGATGACGGACTGGTTGCATTGCTCGACGATCTCAGCACGGTCAACGAGGCGCGGCTTGCCCCCAAGCAGCCGTGGACACGCGACAAAATGGACGGCGCCTTGTTCGACAAAATGACACGAGCAATCACCGGCTTTGAAATGGAAATCCGGGCCTGGCGGCCGACTTTCAAACTGTCGCAAAACAAACCCGATGCTGACCGGTTACGCGCCGCGGATGAACTCGAAAAGCAAGGCAAGAAAGCGCTGGCGCATTTGATGCGGGAATGGGTTCAGTGA
- a CDS encoding ATP12 family chaperone protein gives MRRFWKQVSLEQGTYGHGIRLDTRMLKTPMRNELYLPTKALADAVVAEWEAVGDVFEPATMPMTGFANAAIDHVAPDRAKFASAIAAYAESDAFCYRAEPDEPLAPKQAEVWDPWLDWARARYDVSFQIVHGVLHQPQPEATLEKLRATVMARGTFELAAMAKLAHLAGSLVAVLAIVEQAGDAKSLWEATCLEELWQEQNWGEDYWAQKNRADREAEFLAAAHFLQLLRV, from the coding sequence ATGCGGCGCTTCTGGAAACAGGTCAGCCTGGAACAGGGCACTTACGGGCATGGAATTCGGCTCGACACACGCATGCTTAAAACGCCGATGCGCAATGAACTGTATCTGCCGACCAAGGCGCTGGCCGATGCGGTTGTGGCTGAATGGGAAGCTGTGGGCGACGTGTTCGAGCCCGCTACAATGCCGATGACCGGCTTCGCCAATGCCGCGATTGATCATGTCGCACCTGACCGGGCCAAATTTGCTTCGGCTATCGCCGCCTATGCCGAAAGCGACGCCTTTTGCTATCGCGCCGAACCCGATGAACCTTTGGCACCGAAACAGGCGGAGGTCTGGGATCCCTGGCTCGATTGGGCGCGGGCACGCTACGATGTTTCGTTCCAGATCGTGCATGGCGTGCTGCACCAGCCGCAGCCCGAGGCGACGCTGGAGAAACTGCGTGCTACGGTGATGGCGCGCGGGACTTTCGAATTGGCCGCAATGGCCAAGCTCGCCCATTTGGCTGGGTCACTGGTCGCGGTGCTCGCGATTGTCGAGCAAGCGGGCGATGCAAAAAGCCTGTGGGAGGCGACCTGCCTCGAAGAATTATGGCAGGAACAGAATTGGGGTGAGGATTATTGGGCGCAAAAGAACCGCGCCGACCGCGAAGCTGAGTTCTTGGCGGCGGCGCATTTCCTGCAACTGTTGCGCGTTTAA
- a CDS encoding HAD-IA family hydrolase, with product MTTPRLAIFDCDGTLVDSQANICMAMEHAFDEMGMAPPPRHATRRIVGLSLVEAMRQLLPEAEDALHRDMAERYKQAFYTLRGNGLVDEPLYDGMAAVLSELDENGWLLGVATGKSDRGLERCLDHHGIKGLFVTLQTADRHPSKPHPSMVWQALADAGADAANAVMIGDTIYDIHMGKAAGCRTIGVNWGYHPLDELREAGADHLVESMEELMHALESRV from the coding sequence GTGACCACACCCCGCCTCGCCATATTCGATTGCGACGGCACGCTGGTCGATAGCCAGGCGAATATCTGCATGGCGATGGAGCATGCCTTCGACGAAATGGGCATGGCCCCGCCGCCGCGCCATGCAACGCGACGTATAGTCGGGCTCAGCCTTGTCGAGGCGATGCGGCAGTTGCTGCCCGAAGCAGAGGATGCTCTCCACCGCGACATGGCCGAGCGGTACAAGCAGGCATTCTATACATTGCGAGGAAACGGGCTGGTCGATGAGCCGCTCTATGACGGCATGGCGGCGGTGCTGAGCGAACTCGACGAGAATGGATGGCTTCTGGGTGTGGCAACGGGCAAGTCGGATCGAGGCTTGGAACGTTGTCTCGACCATCATGGTATCAAAGGATTGTTCGTGACGTTGCAAACTGCGGATCGGCATCCGTCCAAGCCACACCCGTCGATGGTGTGGCAGGCGCTTGCCGATGCAGGCGCCGACGCCGCCAATGCCGTCATGATTGGCGATACCATTTACGACATCCATATGGGCAAGGCTGCCGGTTGCCGCACGATAGGCGTAAATTGGGGGTATCATCCGCTTGATGAATTGCGAGAAGCGGGGGCGGACCATCTGGTTGAAAGCATGGAAGAATTGATGCACGCATTGGAGAGCAGGGTATGA
- a CDS encoding fluoride efflux transporter FluC — protein MTGGALGAAARFGLARAIPSAQAGWPWPTFVANVLGGLLMGIVAAFVLRNGAVSENVRLFAGVGLLGGFTTFSAFSLEMAQMVERSELALAAGYAVASVLIALAALFAGLALGRAVFA, from the coding sequence ATGACCGGCGGCGCCCTTGGCGCAGCCGCACGCTTTGGATTGGCGCGAGCGATACCAAGCGCGCAAGCGGGGTGGCCTTGGCCAACCTTTGTCGCAAATGTGCTGGGGGGGCTGCTGATGGGGATTGTCGCCGCCTTTGTGTTGCGCAACGGAGCGGTGAGTGAGAATGTCCGGCTTTTTGCAGGTGTTGGGCTGCTGGGTGGTTTTACCACGTTCAGCGCGTTCAGCCTTGAAATGGCGCAGATGGTTGAGCGCAGCGAACTGGCTCTGGCCGCTGGTTATGCGGTGGCTTCAGTCCTGATAGCATTGGCGGCGTTGTTTGCTGGGCTGGCGCTTGGAAGAGCGGTGTTCGCATGA
- a CDS encoding RluA family pseudouridine synthase yields the protein MSKDSQSIRRFVVDAEDDGIRLDRWFKRHLPDASFNIVSRWARTGQLRVDGKRAAPGDRIEAGQEIRVPPAEPVADARPKKARPQVSEEMAEFARSLVIHKDKAALVINKPAGLATQGGTKTESHVDGLLDALCFELEGRPKLVHRLDKDTSGALLLARTPRAAGHFSKAFSSRTARKVYWALVMGVPEIYDGFIDLPLAKQPGTGGEKMHVDEKEGQTARTRYRVIERAGNRCCWVELQPYTGRTHQLRVHMAAIGHPIVGDGKYGGKDAFLTGTISRKMHLHARRIRIDHPDGGHIDVRADLPPHMAESFADLGLDIELGDALVLDEPKKSETPEGKRRAAAARAKDVRKERKGERRSRGEVKAPPKSARAKPAAKPKGRKK from the coding sequence ATGAGCAAGGACAGCCAATCGATACGCCGCTTCGTCGTCGATGCCGAAGATGATGGCATCCGGCTCGACCGCTGGTTCAAGCGGCATTTGCCCGATGCCAGCTTTAATATCGTATCGCGATGGGCACGCACGGGGCAACTTCGGGTTGACGGCAAACGTGCGGCCCCCGGCGACCGGATCGAGGCTGGGCAGGAAATCCGTGTCCCACCCGCCGAACCCGTCGCGGACGCACGCCCCAAAAAGGCGCGACCGCAGGTCAGCGAGGAAATGGCCGAATTCGCGCGTAGCCTTGTCATCCATAAAGACAAGGCGGCGCTGGTGATCAACAAACCGGCCGGGCTGGCAACACAGGGCGGCACCAAGACCGAAAGCCATGTCGATGGCTTGCTCGACGCCTTATGCTTCGAGCTGGAGGGGCGGCCTAAGCTTGTCCACCGGCTCGACAAGGATACCAGCGGCGCTTTGCTGCTTGCCCGCACACCGCGTGCTGCCGGGCATTTCTCCAAGGCCTTTTCGTCGCGCACCGCGCGCAAGGTCTATTGGGCGCTGGTGATGGGCGTGCCCGAAATTTACGATGGCTTCATCGATCTGCCTCTCGCCAAGCAGCCGGGCACAGGCGGCGAGAAAATGCATGTCGATGAAAAGGAAGGCCAGACAGCGCGGACCCGATATCGCGTTATCGAGCGGGCAGGCAATCGCTGCTGCTGGGTCGAGTTGCAACCCTATACCGGCCGCACGCACCAGTTGCGCGTGCATATGGCGGCAATAGGCCATCCGATTGTCGGTGACGGCAAATATGGCGGCAAGGATGCCTTTCTGACCGGAACAATCAGCCGTAAAATGCATCTGCATGCGCGGCGCATCCGTATCGACCATCCCGATGGCGGGCATATCGATGTACGCGCCGATCTGCCGCCTCATATGGCGGAAAGCTTCGCCGATCTCGGGCTCGACATCGAACTGGGCGATGCGCTGGTCCTCGATGAGCCCAAGAAATCCGAGACGCCCGAGGGCAAACGCCGCGCCGCCGCCGCGCGTGCCAAGGACGTGCGCAAGGAACGCAAGGGCGAACGACGCAGTCGGGGCGAGGTCAAGGCACCACCCAAATCTGCGCGTGCAAAACCCGCTGCCAAGCCCAAGGGTCGAAAGAAATAA